From the Hemicordylus capensis ecotype Gifberg chromosome 1, rHemCap1.1.pri, whole genome shotgun sequence genome, the window cCTGCGGGCTGAAGGAGGGGCAAGCCTGGGGCCTTGGCATTGTGCACTTCTGTGTGTGacacgctcccccccccgcctgcgcCTTTGGGACTGGGCAGGCGGCAAGTCAGGCAAGCCGAATGGGATCCCTTTTGCCAGGGACCCTGGTAGGCACCGGAGACGTGATTGCTCAGCAGCTGGTGGAGAGGAAGGGTCTGGCAGGGCACGACCTccagaggaccctgaagatgGCGGCCACCGGCTTCTGCTTCGTGGTGAGCGGCTGGGGCTGGGTGGGGCGGGGCCaggctgctggggctgctgcctcctctgccccTCTCAGGGCTGGGCACCCCGGAGTCGAGCACGGCTGTGCAAAGGGAGACGTGGCTTCTGCAGCAGCACCCAGCTTGCCCCTCCGGCTCAGGCGGGAGTCGGGGCTGGGCCGCCTTGGCGCTTGGGTGCACAAGCAcaccgggctgctgctgctgctgctgccgccgggccTCCCAGACTCAAGGGGGCACCTCCCAGCCACAGCTGCCCCCTGGGTGCGGGGAGCGAGGGGCGGAGACAAGCCTGGCTCCTCGTCTGGGCTCCTCCCCTGGGATCTCAGATTCCTGGGACTGGGAGGGGCGTGGTGGGtcgccgcccgcccgcctcctgCATCCGTGAtgggcctctcccccccccaccctgcagggCCCGGTGATTGGAGGCTGGTACTACGTGCTGGACCGTCTGGTGCCAGGCAGGAGCCGAGCAGCTGCCCTGCAGAAgatgctgctggatcaggtcagCAAGGACCTGGGGGGCCCAAGCTGGTGTTTGGGCACCGTGGGCTTGTtgccccccttctctcccccctcccacttctggCACTTTACAAGTGCCCCACTCACAACATGGAGGTCTGGGCAGTTTGCCTGGGTGAAGGGGCCGTCCGCAGCTGCCCTCCCCCCcgcagatcccccccccctctcGAGGGCCTCCAGAGCACAGCCCTTGTTGCTGGCTGTCCGGCTGGGAAGGGCCTGGgcccctctcctccccgccccacaaAACGGGGCTTCGGTGTTGCTGGCCTCATCCGCTCTCtccctgacccccaccccaccccaccccactctctccctcccccagggtgGGTTTGCTCCCTGCTTCCTTGGCTGCTTCCTGGCTGTGGTGGGAGCTCTTAATGGCTTGTCCGTGGAGGAGAACTGGAGGAAGATCAAACAGGTACGTTCACTCCGATGAAGACTCAACTCGGCGTGGCTGGGGAGGCCGCCCCTgccgctgcccctgcccctctggGCCAAGCCCCCCCTCCCTACGCACACGCGCTCAGCCTCTCGCCCAGCTTACCTTGAAGCACCAACTCCAGCTGCGCCCCCAGGAggctgctgccttctgagtcCGGCCATTGAGCCATCTGTCGCAAAGGGGCCGACTCTGGCCGGCGGGAGcagctctgcaggtctccaggcaGAGGAGTTGCCTTTTCccatcagctgctgctgcagcctgagATGGAACCTGGCGGGGCCTCTCACGGGGCTGCAGTCCCTCCCTCGGGCATCATGGACTGAACCTCGGCAGCCATGAACGGGCCGGGGGCCGGGGCAAGAGTTCTCCAGCTCGGCCCGGAGGCTCCTCTGGCTACAGCTGCAGCCTCCTGAGCTGCAGAACCCTAGTCAGGAGGctaacaacacccccccccgcagATCTTCTGCAGTGCAAggcgcccccccccagcaccgTGGCTGAGTCACCTCGGGCAAGCTTGGCCAgcccgtggacacacacacacacacacacggagatgCCAAGatgtttcctgtgtgtgtgtgttgtctctTGCCTGGGCTAACACTGTTCTGTTTGCTTAACCAGAGATGAGTCACAAGAGGATTCACTCCCAAGAGCCCTCCTTGCCAGGGAAGGGTTTGGCTGGGAGCCCCCACATGGCagagctgcccccctcccccccactcatcCCCAGCCCCACAGACCAAGGAAA encodes:
- the MPV17 gene encoding protein Mpv17 isoform X3, which gives rise to MAAAALWRGYQRLLARHPWKVQLLTAGTLVGTGDVIAQQLVERKGLAGHDLQRTLKMAATGFCFVGPVIGGWYYVLDRLVPGRSRAAALQKMLLDQGGFAPCFLGCFLAVVGALNGLSVEENWRKIKQDYRDALTTNYYVGCSAVCGYRLELLPLLESQPAVTGQLAT
- the MPV17 gene encoding protein Mpv17 isoform X1, producing the protein MAAAALWRGYQRLLARHPWKVQLLTAGTLVGTGDVIAQQLVERKGLAGHDLQRTLKMAATGFCFVGPVIGGWYYVLDRLVPGRSRAAALQKMLLDQGGFAPCFLGCFLAVVGALNGLSVEENWRKIKQDYRDALTTNYYIWPAVQVVNFYFIPLNHRLAVVQCVAIVWNSYLSWKANQL
- the MPV17 gene encoding protein Mpv17 isoform X2, whose product is MAAAALWRGYQRLLARHPWKVQLLTAGTGDVIAQQLVERKGLAGHDLQRTLKMAATGFCFVGPVIGGWYYVLDRLVPGRSRAAALQKMLLDQGGFAPCFLGCFLAVVGALNGLSVEENWRKIKQDYRDALTTNYYIWPAVQVVNFYFIPLNHRLAVVQCVAIVWNSYLSWKANQL